The DNA window GCTGCGGAACCTCGTGGCCGTCGTCTGGCTGGTCTACCCCGTCTGGTGGCTCATCGGCACCGAGGGGCTCGCCCTGGTCGGCATCTTCACGGAGACGGCCGGCTTCATGGTCATCGACCTGGTCGCGAAGGTCGGCTTCGGGTTCATCCTCCTGCGCAGTCACAGCGTCCTCGACGGCGCCGCGCAGAGCCAGACGACGGGTGCGTCGCCCGCAGACGACTAGCGCAACTGGCGCCATGACCCACGGACGGCGTGGGTTCGACTGACGACGCGGATTTTTTCGAGCGCGAACCCGTCAGAGACGACTGAAAACGGTTAACTGGCTACGCCCGAAACGGCCCTGTAATGGCGAAGGACGTCAAACCCACTCGGAAGAACTTGATGCAGATAGAGGACCGCATCGAGCTCTCCGAGCGCGGGCACGATACGCTGGAGAAGAAGCGTGACGGCCTCATCATGGAGTTCATGGATATCCTCGACCAGGCACAGGACGTCCGTGAGGACCTCGACGACTCCTACGACCGTGCTCAGGACGCGATCAACATGGCCAGGGCGATGGATGGGGACGTGGCGGTCCGTGGTGCCGCGGCCGCACTCAAGGAACACCCCGAACTGACGACCCAGTCGAAGAACATCATGGGCGTCGTCGTCCCCCAGATCGACTCGACGGGCGTCAAGAAGTCACTGGACGAGCGTGGCTACGGCGTGATGGGAACCTCCGCCCGTATCGACGAGGCCGCCGACGCCTACGAGGAACTCATCGAGAACATCATCCTCGCCGCCGAGGTCGAGACGGCGATGAAGAAGATGCTCGAGGAGATCGAGACGACAAAGCGGCGCGTCAACGCCCTGGAGTTCAAGCTCCTGCCCGACCTCCACGACAACAAGGAGTACATCGAGCAGAAGCTCGAAGAGCAAGAGCGCGAAGAGATCTTCCGCATGAAGAAGATCAAGGCCAAGAAGGAAGAAGAGGAAGACGCGCTTGCGGCCGAGGAAGCCGAGAAAGAGGAAGCGGAACGGCTCACGGCAGACGACTGAATCTCTCTATCCGCTATCCGGCGCCCGCTCGACGCTGTCGGGTGTCACTCGTATCCGCGTCCCGTTCCGACTCGTGAACTCGAAGCACTCGCCAAACTCCGTCTCCGGGTAGCTCCGCAGGTGGTCCTGCAGGAAGCGTATCGCCACCTGTTCGCCCAGACGGATGCCCCGTTCACCGTCCGAGCGGAAGTGGACGCCGCCGAACATCCGGGCGTGGGCGATGTTCGAGGCCAGTTTGTCGAGCTCCGAGCCGACGGTCATCTCGCTGACGGCGTCGTCCGCGTGGTCACCCCGGTCGATAAAGACGTGTTCGGTCGGGTCGTCCGGGTCGATACCTACCGGGCGCATCCCGGTCGTGGTGATGTCGGCCGTGTCGTCGAACAGCGCCTTCAGCACCGTCACGCCGGCACCGGCCATCGTGGCGTGGCCGGAGGGGTAGGACGGGTGGGTCGGCGACCCCTCTGGGTACATCTGGCCGAGCAGATACGTCTCGGCCTCGGCGTCGTCGTCGACGAACCGCTGGTCGCGCTGGCGACCGTTGAACTCGGCGACGACGTCCAGAATCGCGCTGGCGGGGTCGCTCTCGACGAGGTCGTCGACGACCTGCTCGTCGAGCGGCGAGGCGTCCTGTCGCTGTTCGAGGTCGACCAGCCCGGCCATCGCCTCCGGGCGGAGCCGCGTGAACGACCGCCACTTCTGGGCCCAGGCGGCCTTGAACGCCTCGTAGGAGACAGCCCCGACCAGCGAGAACGGGTCGACCGGGCCGAAGGTGACGCCGTCGGCCTCGTTGGGTGAGGTCGGCCGGCCGTTCTCGTCGGGGGTGTAGGGTGACTGGGTCGTCCGCGGGAAATCCCAGAACAGCAACACCGTGGCGGCCCGGTAGTACTCCTGATAGGGGCCGTCGGTGTGGACGTGGGTACCCAGGTCCCGGCCGGTGATGGGGTAGCGACCCGTGTCGGACTCGAAGTCCTCCTCGCGGTACGTCTCGGGAATCTCGCCGTTCTGGAGGGCGACGAACTGGTCGAACGTGACGCCGAACTCCCGGCGGTTGGCTATCGGGACGTGGCGTTCGACGGCGAGTGCGTCGAGGTCCAGTTCGGTGACACCGGTGAGCCCGGCGACGTAGGGCGCACACCCCGACGGGAACAGCGGATACAGCTGCTGGAGGACGAACTGCGAGTGGAACTGCCCGGTCAGATCGTCGGGTCGGTCCGGTGTATCGGGCCGGCTGTAGCCCCGAAACAGCGTCTCGGGGGTGACGCCACCTGTCGCCGCCGTGGGAATCTCTAACTCCTCGGCGACCGACTGGAGGTTCTCGTCCCGGCGGTCGGCGACGCGCTGGAGGACCGCGTTCAGCTTGTCGGCCGCCCATCGGGTGATGGAGTCGTGACTGTCGATGCTGTCGAAGGCGGCCGTGTCGTCGGTCCGCTCGCCGGTCCCGTAGTCGTCGAACTCGACGTCCCGGCAGACGGCGAACAGGTACGCCTCCAGCAGTTCCGCCGCTGCTTCGGGGCTGTCGACAGGGTGGGGTTCGGTCATCTCGACGGCGCCGTACTCCTCGCGGATGCCGTCTTCCTTCGCTGATTCGAGGTCCACCGCCGTTCGGTCACCGGCGAGTGAGGGATGGACTCCTTTCATAGACCCGGCGTTTGCCGACCGCGGACTGATCCACCGTCGCCCATCGGTCTCGTTCGCGCGAGTCACCGCGTCCAGCGCGTCGCCGTCGTTCTCGCGGATTGCCCGTTCGAGCCGTTCGAACTCCTCGACCCCGTCCTCGGTCAACAGCCCCGTGTCGCTGTCGTGTTCCAGTAGTTTCGTGAACGACCCGACGTACCGGGCCGCGTGGCTGCGCTGGCGCTCGTCCGGGGACGTCCAGTCATCGGGGGAGTCCGTCTGCTGTTCAGCCGCCCGCTCCCGAATCTGTTCTGTGACGGCGGGCTGGTCGGTCCCATTGCTGTTCGAGCCTGTGGGTGTGTTTCCCATGGTTGAACACCTCTATACATATAACAATAATGATGATGATAAATTTACTGCCTGCTAGTTGAATGAATGTGCCGCGCGGGTGGCGGCGATAGGGCTTTTCGGCTGGGGCGTGAGCGGAACGTATGAGCTGTCAGTCCTGTGGCGGCGAGACTGTCGCCGTGTCGGTGCCCGCGGAGCTACGTGAGTATCTGCCCGGCAATGCCCCGGCTGTAGCGGTCTGTCGCGCCTG is part of the Haloarcula salinisoli genome and encodes:
- a CDS encoding V-type ATP synthase subunit D, with the translated sequence MAKDVKPTRKNLMQIEDRIELSERGHDTLEKKRDGLIMEFMDILDQAQDVREDLDDSYDRAQDAINMARAMDGDVAVRGAAAALKEHPELTTQSKNIMGVVVPQIDSTGVKKSLDERGYGVMGTSARIDEAADAYEELIENIILAAEVETAMKKMLEEIETTKRRVNALEFKLLPDLHDNKEYIEQKLEEQEREEIFRMKKIKAKKEEEEDALAAEEAEKEEAERLTADD
- a CDS encoding vanadium-dependent haloperoxidase, with the translated sequence MGNTPTGSNSNGTDQPAVTEQIRERAAEQQTDSPDDWTSPDERQRSHAARYVGSFTKLLEHDSDTGLLTEDGVEEFERLERAIRENDGDALDAVTRANETDGRRWISPRSANAGSMKGVHPSLAGDRTAVDLESAKEDGIREEYGAVEMTEPHPVDSPEAAAELLEAYLFAVCRDVEFDDYGTGERTDDTAAFDSIDSHDSITRWAADKLNAVLQRVADRRDENLQSVAEELEIPTAATGGVTPETLFRGYSRPDTPDRPDDLTGQFHSQFVLQQLYPLFPSGCAPYVAGLTGVTELDLDALAVERHVPIANRREFGVTFDQFVALQNGEIPETYREEDFESDTGRYPITGRDLGTHVHTDGPYQEYYRAATVLLFWDFPRTTQSPYTPDENGRPTSPNEADGVTFGPVDPFSLVGAVSYEAFKAAWAQKWRSFTRLRPEAMAGLVDLEQRQDASPLDEQVVDDLVESDPASAILDVVAEFNGRQRDQRFVDDDAEAETYLLGQMYPEGSPTHPSYPSGHATMAGAGVTVLKALFDDTADITTTGMRPVGIDPDDPTEHVFIDRGDHADDAVSEMTVGSELDKLASNIAHARMFGGVHFRSDGERGIRLGEQVAIRFLQDHLRSYPETEFGECFEFTSRNGTRIRVTPDSVERAPDSG